CGAGGACTTCGGCTACGTCCCCGACATCATCACCTGCGCCAAGGGGATGACCTCCGGCTACTCCCCCATCGGCGCGATGATCGCGAGCGACCGCCTTTTCGAGCCGTACAAGAAGGGGGCCAACACCTTCACCCACGGCTACACCTTCGGTGGTCACCCGGTGAGCTCGGCCGTCGCCCTGGCCAACCTGGACATCTTCGAGCGGGAGGGCCTCAACGAGCACGTCAAGACGCAGGGTCCGGCCTTCCGCAAGACCCTGGAGAAGCTGCTCGACCTGCCCATCGTCGGTGACGTGCGTGGCGAGGGCTTCTTCTACGGGATCGAGCTGGTCAAGGACAAGGTGACCCGGGAGACCTTCACCGAGGCCGAGTCCGAGTCGATGCTGCGCGGCTTCCTGTCCAAGGCGCTCTTCGACGCCGGCCTGTACTGCCGCGCCGACGACCGCGGCGACCCGGTCGTCCAGCTCGCTCCCCCGCTGACCATCGGCCAGCCGGAGTTCGACGACATCGAGCAGCGGCTGCGCTCGGTCCTCACGGAGGCGCAGAACCACCTCTGACCCGACCCTCCCCTTCGCATCTCCCTAAGGTCGTGCGCACCCCGGCCACATCTCCTTAAGGTCGTGCGCACCCCCGGCCACATCTCCTTAAGGTCGTGCGCACCCCAGCCGCATCTCCTTAAGGTCGTGCGCACCCCCGGCCACATTTCCTTAAGGTCGTGCGCACCCCCGGCCACATCTCCTTAAGGTCGTGCGCACCCCGGCCACATCTCCTTAAGGTCGTGCGCACCCCCGGCCACATTTCCTTAAGGTCGTGCGCACCCCAGCCGCATCTCCTTAAGGTCGTACGAAGGGGGGAGAAGTTAGGTTGGGCGGATGAGCGACAGGGAGACTCGCAGGCACCCGGTGCGCGACCGGCTCGGCCGCCGGTCCGATGATCCCGCCTACCGCGAGGTCCACGACGCCACGGCTCTGCGCCGGTTGACGGAGATCGGCGGGTCGCTGGCCGGTTGGCGCCTGCAGGGACTGGACCTGCAGCCCCACGCCGACCACCTCTCCCGGGCCGATGTCCGGGGCCTCGTCGTCCTCGGAGGCGAGGTGCCCGACGCTCTGGCCCAGAGCCTCGTCGCCCGCGGAGCGGTGCTCATCCCGCGGGACCCGAGCTGCCCGGTCGAGCCCTTCCGCGCGCGGCTGTACTCCCCCGCCGACCTCTACGGCGGTATGGAGGCTGCGGGGTACGCGAGCACGGTCGACGCGCGCGCCTACGCATGGAGCCGCGAGACGCGGACGCTGCACGATGCCTATGCCACCCTCCTGCGCGCGGTCCACGACGACGCCGTGCACGATGCGCTGGTCGAGGCCCTGACCGGCCGTGATGCCGTGGGCGTCATGGGCGGGCACGCCCTGGAGCGCGGCAGCAGCGACTACATCGACGCTGCCCGCCTGGGTCATGCCCTCGCCGCGGGTGGCCGCGCCGTGCTCACCGGCGGCGGACCGGGAGCCATGGAGGCCGCCAACCTCGGCGCCCTCGCCACCACCCGAGAGAGCCTCGAGTCCGCCCTCGTCCGGCTCGCCGAGGTGCCGAGCTTCCGCCCGTCGATCGACGAGTGGGCCGGCCTGGCCCTGTCGGTGCGCGCGGAGCTCGCCGTGCCGGAGGGCGGGGCGCGCAGCTTCGGCATCCCCACGTGGTTCTACGGCCACGAGCCGCCCAATGTCTTCTGCGACGGGATCGCGAAGTACTTCTCCAATGCCCTGCGCGAGGACGTCCTCCTGGCCCAGAGCACGGGCGGGCTCGTCGTGCTGCCGGGCGCGGCCGGGACCGTGCAGGAGATCTTCCAGGCCGCGACCCCGCTGTACTACGCGCCGGACGACCTGCCCATCCCACCGCTGGTGCTCGTCGGCCTCGAGCACTGGACCGAGACGGTGCCGGTCTGGCCCGCCCTGCGTGCGCTCGGCACCGGCCGCCCGCTCGGTGACGTGCTGCACCTGGTCGCGACCCCGCAGGAGGCGGCCGAGATCGTCCTGGGCTGACTCCCCCTTCGCCCCGGTTGGAGGTCGACTCGCCGATGATTGCTCGGCGAGCTCCCTTCCACCCAGCCCCTCGCCCCGGTGGTTGGAGGCCGACTCGCGGACGAACCGCCCGCGCGCATACCTCCACCGGGGTCGGGGTCTGGTCGAGGGTGAGGGGCGGGTCGGGCTCAGGCGCGACCGTGGGCGGCGCGGCTGCGACGGCTCAGCGAGTCGATGACGACGGCCAGCAGCAGCACGCCACCGGTCACCATGTAGCGCACCGACGAGTCGAGGTTGAGCAGGCTCAGACCCGAGCTGATCGACTGGATCACGATGACGCCGAGCAGCGCGGAGTAGGCCGAGCCCCGCCCGCCGAAGAGGCTCGTGCCGCCGATGACCGCTGCGGCGATGGCGTTGAGGTTGGTGTCGGCGCCACCGCTGCTCTGGTTGGCGGCGGCCAGGCGGCAGGCCGCGAAGACGCCGCCGAGCGCCGCGAAGGTGGCCGTCAGCGCGAAGACCGACAGGTACACGCGCGTGACCCTGATCCCCGCTCGCCGGGCAGCCTCGACATTGCCACCCACGGCCATGACCGCCCGACCCCACGAGGTCCGCCGCAGGGCCAGGTCCATGACGACGACCAGGGCGAGGAAGGTCAGGAACATCATCGGGACGCCGCGGTCACGGTTGAGGACGAAGGCCGGCACCCCGAGGATGAGGGCGAGCATCACGGCCCGCACGATGGTCGCGGTCGTGGACGGCGCCGACAGGCCCGCGGCCTTGCGCTGGGCACCGGCCCGCAGCCGGACAGCGACGTAGACGGCCACGACGGCAGCGATGAGTGCATAGCTGGCCGCGGGGACGAGGAAGGTCTTCTGCGCGAAGTTGACCAGACCGGAGTCGAAGGGGAGGTTGACCGTGCCCTCGTCGCCGAGGACGAGGAGCTGCAGCCCCAGGATGCCGAGCAGACCGGCCAGGGTGATGACGAAGCTCGGTACCCCGAAGGTGGTGAAGATCGCGCCGTAGACCAGGCCGATGACCAGTCCGGTGACGAGCGCCGCGATGATCGCGACCGGCGCCGACCACCCGTGGTTGACGAAGCCGACGGCCAGCACCGCCGACGACAGGCCACTGATCGAGCCGATCGACAGGTCGATCTGACCGAGCAGCAGCACGAGGACCACGCCGACGGAGATCGTGCCGACGGCCGCGGACTGCAGCGTCAGGTTGACCAGGTTGCGGCTGGAGAGGAAGTTGCCGTTGAGGCTCTGGAAGACGATCCAGATGATGACCAGGCCGATCACCACCGGAAGGGAGCCCAGGTCACCGGTACGGATGCGGCCCCAGGTGGCCGACAGCCAGCCCGAGATCCCGTGCTCCGAGATGAGGCGCTCGTCCTGCAGATCGGCGGGCAGCGCGGCCGCGTCCGTGCTGGCCGGCGTGACCGGGGACGTGGACTCGACGTCGTTGCTGGGCGTGGTCATCGGGTCTCCTGGGTGGCTCGGCGCTCGGCGCGCTGCGAGACGGCGTTGGTCGTCGCGCCGGTGATCGCGGCGATGATCTCCTGCGAGGTGGTCTGGCTGACGTGGAAGGTGCCGTTGTTGCGGCCCAGCCGCAGCACGGTCACCCGGTCGGCCACGGCCATCACGTCGGACATGTTGTGGCTGATCAGGATGACGCCATGGCCGTTCTCCCGCAGGCGCTCCACGAGGTTGAGCACCTCCGCGGTCTGGGCGACGCCCAGCGCCGCGGTGGGCTCGTCGAGCATGACCACCTTGGGCTCACCGAGGAGGCTGCGGGCGATGGCCACCGTCTGCCGCTGACCACCGGAGAGGCTCGCGACGGGGATGCGCACGGAGGGGATCTTGGCGCTCAGCTGACGCAGCAGCCGCCAGCTCTCGCTCTCCATCGTCACCTCGTCCAGGACCCCGAGGCGGCGACGCTCCTGCCCGAGGAAGAGGTTGCCGACGACATCGAGGTTGTCGCACAGGGCGAGGTCCTGGTGGACGGTGGCGATGCCGAGCCGCTGCGACTCGGTCGGGCTGGTGATGTTGGCCGGGCGTCCGCTGACCGTGATCTGCCCGGCGTCGGGGACGTAGACGCCCGCGATCGCCTTGACGAGGGTCGACTTGCCCGCGCCGTTGTCGCCGACGAGGGCCACGACCTCCCCCGGGTGGACATCGAACTCGATGTCCTTCAGTGCCTGCACGGCGCCGAATCGCTTCGACAGTCCGCTGATGGACAGCACCGGGTCCCCGGTGGAGGTCATGGTCATGTCAGTCCTTCGTCGTCAGGAGAGGGTCACTTGAGGCCGGCGGAGGCGCAGGCCTTGGCGACGCTGCCCGCGCAGATGTCCTCGAGCTTGTAGAAGCCGTCCTTGACGACGGTGTCCTTGACGGTGTCCTTGGTGACGACGACCGGGTCCAGGAGGGTGGAGGGCACGCCGTCCTTGTCGTCCTTGGCCTCGGGCTTCTTGCCCTCACCGAGGGCGATGGCCGCCTTGGCGGCGTCCTCGGCCTCCGGCTTGATGGCCTTGTAGATCG
The genomic region above belongs to Janibacter limosus and contains:
- a CDS encoding LOG family protein, translated to MSDRETRRHPVRDRLGRRSDDPAYREVHDATALRRLTEIGGSLAGWRLQGLDLQPHADHLSRADVRGLVVLGGEVPDALAQSLVARGAVLIPRDPSCPVEPFRARLYSPADLYGGMEAAGYASTVDARAYAWSRETRTLHDAYATLLRAVHDDAVHDALVEALTGRDAVGVMGGHALERGSSDYIDAARLGHALAAGGRAVLTGGGPGAMEAANLGALATTRESLESALVRLAEVPSFRPSIDEWAGLALSVRAELAVPEGGARSFGIPTWFYGHEPPNVFCDGIAKYFSNALREDVLLAQSTGGLVVLPGAAGTVQEIFQAATPLYYAPDDLPIPPLVLVGLEHWTETVPVWPALRALGTGRPLGDVLHLVATPQEAAEIVLG
- a CDS encoding sugar ABC transporter permease, which gives rise to MTTPSNDVESTSPVTPASTDAAALPADLQDERLISEHGISGWLSATWGRIRTGDLGSLPVVIGLVIIWIVFQSLNGNFLSSRNLVNLTLQSAAVGTISVGVVLVLLLGQIDLSIGSISGLSSAVLAVGFVNHGWSAPVAIIAALVTGLVIGLVYGAIFTTFGVPSFVITLAGLLGILGLQLLVLGDEGTVNLPFDSGLVNFAQKTFLVPAASYALIAAVVAVYVAVRLRAGAQRKAAGLSAPSTTATIVRAVMLALILGVPAFVLNRDRGVPMMFLTFLALVVVMDLALRRTSWGRAVMAVGGNVEAARRAGIRVTRVYLSVFALTATFAALGGVFAACRLAAANQSSGGADTNLNAIAAAVIGGTSLFGGRGSAYSALLGVIVIQSISSGLSLLNLDSSVRYMVTGGVLLLAVVIDSLSRRSRAAHGRA
- a CDS encoding ATP-binding cassette domain-containing protein, with the protein product MTSTGDPVLSISGLSKRFGAVQALKDIEFDVHPGEVVALVGDNGAGKSTLVKAIAGVYVPDAGQITVSGRPANITSPTESQRLGIATVHQDLALCDNLDVVGNLFLGQERRRLGVLDEVTMESESWRLLRQLSAKIPSVRIPVASLSGGQRQTVAIARSLLGEPKVVMLDEPTAALGVAQTAEVLNLVERLRENGHGVILISHNMSDVMAVADRVTVLRLGRNNGTFHVSQTTSQEIIAAITGATTNAVSQRAERRATQETR